In the Numida meleagris isolate 19003 breed g44 Domestic line chromosome 5, NumMel1.0, whole genome shotgun sequence genome, one interval contains:
- the PRLHR gene encoding prolactin-releasing peptide receptor, protein MADDKRREMMNSDNLTSQSFLSAIHSNASNLFSGLQFVQSFKPLIIPCYSLVVFIGVIGNYLLIYVICKTKKMHNVTNFLVGNLAFSDMLMCATCVPLTLAYAFEPRGWVYGRFMCYFVFLMQPVTVFVSVFTLTVIAVDRYYAMVYPFRRRLTIPVCAYILAAIWLLSCTLAAPALVHTYHAEFPELDFSICEEFWFHMKRDRLAYAYSTLIITYVLPLAVISLSYLRISVKLKNRVVPGNVTQGQAEWDRARRRKTFRLLVLVVAAFGVCWLPLHIFNMIKDIDISLIDKRYFNVIQLLCHWFAMMSACTNAFLYAWLHDSFRGELKKMFAWRKKKIGPATNCIVASVVL, encoded by the coding sequence ATGGCAGACGACAAAAGGAGGGAAATGATGAATTCGGACAATTTAACCTCCCAGAGCTTCCTCTCTGCAATTCATAGCAATGCCAGCAATTTATTCTCAGGGCTCCAGTTTGTTCAGTCCTTCAAGCCACTCATCATTCCCTGCTACTCCCTAGTAGTTTTTATTGGTGTCATTGGGAATTATCTCCTCATTTATGTCATCTGCAAAACGAAAAAAATGCACAATGTGACCAACTTTCTGGTAGGCAATCTGGCTTTCTCAGACATGCTCATGTGTGCAACCTGTGTGCCCCTGACGCTCGCGTATGCCTTTGAGCCCAGAGGATGGGTGTACGGACGTTTCATGTGCTACTTTGTGTTCCTGATGCAACCCGTCACTGTGTTTGTGTCTGTCTTCACCTTGACTGTCATAGCTGTGGATAGATATTACGCCATGGTGTACCCATTCCGGAGGAGGCTCACTATCCCTGTTTGTGCTTATATCCTGGCTGCTAtttggctgctgagctgcaccttggctgccccagccctggtcCACACTTACCATGCCGAATTCCCAGAGTTGGACTTCTCCATCTGCGAGGAGTTTTGGTTCCACATGAAAAGAGATCGCCTGGCTTATGCCTACAGCACTCTGATCATCACCTACGTGCTGCCTTTGGCCGTCATCTCCCTGTCCTACCTGCGAATCTCAGTCAAGCTGAAAAACCGAGTGGTCCCAGGCAATGTCACCCAGGGCCAAGCTGAGTGGGACCGGGCAAGAAGGAGAAAGACTTTCCGCTTGCTTGTCTTGGTGGTGGCAGCCTTTGGAGTCTGTTGGCTGCCTCTGCACATCTTCAACATGATAAAGGACATAGATATCAGCTTAATTGACAAGCGGTACTTCAATGTCATCCAGCTGCTGTGCCACTGGTTTGCCATGATGTCTGCTTGCACCAATGCCTTCCTCTACGCCTGGCTCCATGACAGCTTCAGGGGggagctgaagaaaatgtttgcctggaggaagaagaagattGGACCTGCTACAAATTGCATTGTGGCCAGTGTGGTGCTGTAA